From one Oceanibaculum indicum P24 genomic stretch:
- a CDS encoding phage tail tube protein codes for MAGESSQGSGLFYEDPNTPDTWIKVAGVVSIDGPTGSSSELDASDLDSTAREYVPALPDEGSVSLEMNLLHGNATQEFMQDAKIARTTHNWRIRQKVDPDKGITFAGYVSEFSFAAGTDAIKKISATLRVTEAVSRYDLTPDP; via the coding sequence ATGGCAGGCGAATCTAGCCAGGGTTCCGGGCTGTTCTACGAAGACCCGAACACGCCGGACACCTGGATCAAGGTGGCCGGTGTGGTGAGCATTGACGGCCCGACCGGCAGTTCGAGCGAACTGGATGCCAGCGACCTTGATTCGACGGCGCGGGAATATGTTCCCGCCTTGCCGGACGAGGGCAGTGTCTCGCTGGAAATGAACCTGCTGCACGGGAATGCAACGCAGGAATTCATGCAGGACGCGAAGATCGCGCGTACCACCCACAACTGGCGTATCCGCCAGAAGGTCGATCCCGACAAGGGCATCACCTTCGCCGGTTATGTCAGCGAGTTCTCGTTCGCCGCCGGCACCGACGCGATCAAGAAGATCAGTGCCACGTTGCGCGTGACCGAGGCTGTCTCGCGTTACGACCTGACCCCGGACCCGTAA
- a CDS encoding phage tail assembly protein T produces the protein MRELHTSLDAREFAEWQAFDQLEPIGAPAAELRTGILAANIANAAPHRKRAKPFVPKDFMPHLAREEKLAWAALGFDRQADIVAERLLARFGAGSKKET, from the coding sequence GTGCGCGAATTGCACACCAGCCTGGACGCGCGCGAGTTCGCGGAGTGGCAGGCTTTCGACCAGCTTGAGCCGATCGGAGCGCCGGCCGCCGAACTGCGCACCGGTATCCTCGCCGCCAACATTGCCAATGCCGCGCCGCATCGGAAGCGGGCCAAACCTTTCGTGCCGAAGGATTTCATGCCGCATCTGGCGCGCGAGGAAAAGCTTGCCTGGGCGGCACTGGGTTTCGACCGGCAGGCGGACATCGTCGCGGAGCGGCTGCTGGCGCGCTTCGGCGCCGGCAGCAAGAAGGAGACGTAA
- a CDS encoding phage tail tape measure protein, whose protein sequence is MATIGSLVVDLVAQTSSFQADMGKAQAALNSAGARMNRVLSGVERGFGGFNRSVQQSIGGIFNLRGAVAGLLGGAGLGAIINGSLEAASAIDDVAQKAGVSAAFLQEMRFAASQNGASARDMDDAITRLNRRLGLFVTTGGGPAKQAIEALGLSVRDSSGQLRGSESIFEEVTGKLAALSSEAEKSALASQLFGEDAGPRLVQLLNQGADGIQGLRERAQSLGLVMDESLIRQAKSASDNLGALGQVIKTRVTVAVAQLAPQIDRLVTDALAVLPALVTRAGQAFEFLNKHMWVATTIMGAMAGAKLGSVFGHWGALIGAVAGALGGAFVPSMVKSAMAADDTASSLNQVTESASRLSRVGNVGGGLAADLRKAQEEAAALLDRIDNRWLQATGQQLALIEKRKNEELAALEATAASAEQKAAATVKIEQSAAAEIAAIAKRGAEERARETERVAQEAARAEEKRQGFVDRVTQDYLQATGQQIALIERRRETELAALDQLVLSESAAATAREQIVAAAEARKSEIVTAEAERRQGIVQRIEAAWLQATGQQEALIQRRRDAELRMLEDIGLGEEQLAQLRVMVNDTAAAEIADIHAREAEKLAKEQERAAQEAERGWERFGDRTKGVLEDLVQGGKLSLQGLISLADDALQAVLRSSGAAGAGQGQSTGGLIGTAFASLLGFADGGRPP, encoded by the coding sequence ATGGCGACCATCGGCAGTCTCGTGGTGGATCTGGTCGCGCAGACCAGCAGCTTCCAGGCGGACATGGGCAAGGCGCAGGCGGCGCTGAACAGCGCGGGCGCACGAATGAATCGTGTGCTGTCCGGTGTCGAGCGAGGCTTCGGCGGGTTCAACCGGTCGGTGCAGCAGAGCATCGGCGGCATCTTCAACCTGCGCGGCGCAGTAGCCGGTCTGCTGGGCGGTGCCGGTCTCGGTGCGATCATCAACGGGTCGCTTGAAGCGGCTTCCGCAATTGACGATGTGGCGCAGAAGGCCGGTGTCTCCGCTGCCTTCCTTCAGGAGATGCGCTTTGCCGCGTCGCAGAACGGTGCCTCGGCGCGGGACATGGATGATGCGATCACGCGCCTCAACCGCCGGCTGGGTCTCTTCGTCACCACCGGCGGCGGTCCGGCAAAGCAGGCCATCGAAGCGCTTGGGCTGTCGGTGCGGGATTCCAGCGGGCAGCTGCGCGGTTCCGAGTCGATCTTCGAAGAGGTGACCGGCAAACTGGCGGCATTGTCTTCGGAAGCCGAGAAGTCGGCGCTGGCCAGCCAGCTGTTCGGCGAGGATGCCGGCCCGCGTCTGGTGCAGTTGCTGAATCAGGGGGCGGACGGCATCCAGGGTCTGCGCGAGCGCGCGCAGTCGCTTGGCCTTGTCATGGATGAATCGCTGATCCGGCAGGCCAAGTCGGCCAGCGACAATCTGGGCGCGCTGGGGCAGGTGATCAAGACGCGGGTGACGGTGGCGGTGGCACAGCTGGCGCCGCAGATCGACCGGCTGGTGACCGATGCGCTGGCGGTGTTGCCGGCGCTGGTGACGCGCGCCGGCCAGGCCTTCGAGTTCCTGAACAAGCATATGTGGGTGGCAACCACCATCATGGGGGCAATGGCCGGCGCCAAGCTGGGGTCGGTATTCGGTCACTGGGGTGCGCTTATCGGCGCGGTGGCCGGCGCGCTGGGCGGGGCCTTCGTTCCGTCGATGGTTAAATCCGCGATGGCGGCAGATGACACGGCCAGCAGCCTGAATCAGGTGACCGAGTCGGCCAGCCGGCTGTCGCGCGTCGGCAATGTGGGGGGGGGCCTTGCTGCCGATCTGCGCAAGGCGCAGGAGGAAGCCGCAGCGCTGCTGGACCGGATCGACAATCGCTGGCTGCAGGCGACCGGCCAGCAGCTGGCGCTGATCGAGAAGCGCAAGAACGAGGAACTGGCGGCGCTGGAAGCAACCGCCGCCAGTGCCGAGCAGAAGGCCGCCGCGACGGTGAAGATCGAGCAGTCGGCGGCAGCGGAGATTGCCGCCATTGCCAAGCGCGGCGCGGAAGAGCGGGCGCGCGAGACGGAGCGGGTGGCGCAGGAGGCGGCGCGGGCGGAGGAAAAGCGGCAGGGCTTTGTCGATCGCGTGACACAGGATTACCTGCAGGCGACGGGCCAGCAGATCGCGCTGATCGAGCGGCGCCGCGAAACTGAACTGGCGGCGCTGGATCAGCTGGTGCTGTCGGAGAGCGCCGCCGCCACGGCGCGCGAACAGATCGTCGCTGCCGCCGAAGCGCGCAAGAGTGAGATCGTCACCGCCGAGGCGGAACGCCGGCAGGGCATCGTGCAGCGGATCGAGGCGGCCTGGTTGCAGGCGACCGGTCAGCAGGAGGCGCTGATCCAGCGCCGCCGTGATGCCGAGCTGCGCATGCTGGAAGATATCGGCCTTGGTGAGGAACAGCTGGCGCAGCTGCGCGTGATGGTGAACGACACGGCGGCAGCCGAGATTGCCGATATCCACGCCCGCGAGGCGGAGAAGCTGGCCAAGGAACAGGAGCGCGCCGCGCAGGAGGCGGAGCGCGGATGGGAGCGGTTCGGCGACCGGACCAAGGGCGTGCTGGAAGACCTGGTGCAGGGCGGCAAGTTGTCGCTGCAGGGGCTGATCAGCCTGGCCGACGATGCGCTGCAGGCGGTGTTGCGGTCCAGCGGTGCTGCGGGCGCCGGGCAAGGGCAGAGCACCGGCGGACTGATCGGAACCGCCTTCGCCAGCCTGCTGGGCTTTGCTGATGGCGGCCGGCCGCCGG